Part of the Musa acuminata AAA Group cultivar baxijiao chromosome BXJ2-7, Cavendish_Baxijiao_AAA, whole genome shotgun sequence genome is shown below.
CGCCATTGTGTGAGGTGGTAGTGTCATTGCTCACAGCTGCTCTAGCATCCATCAAACCAGCAGAACCACGGGCATCCTTTGAAGAAACTGGTCCTGGCTTTATTAGAGAAAGTGAGTCCTCTCGATCAAAATCTTCAGATCCATCATCCGAGTAAGCATATCTGAAAGAAAAGATTAAATTAGTCCATCCAGCATTGCATGGATACAAATACCAGAATTTGACATGAAGATGCCTCCAAGTATATGAACTCCAATCTGGTGAGGACACAGCATGCAGATATGGGGAGACATCACGGAAGAATCATTAAAAAGAAAGCACACTTATTTTATGATTTTGTAAGAACACCAAAACCCtagagttaaaattgatgagaagaCTTGGAATTGAAAAAATCTGCTTCTTATGCTGTTATATATTGTTCGATATTGTACTAGTCTAACTAGAGTTAATAAGTGCAGTAATTTAAACATCGTGTTCCTTAGATATTGAGAAACATATTCTCTACAGTGAATCAAACTTAGTACTCCGTAGAGAATTAGAAACAGGTTATGCCACCCTGATTTTCATTTAACTACTGATTGAATCGGTGAAACATCCTGAAGTACACATAAAAGGCCATAAAAAACAAGTTACACGATCTGCGGGATCTAGGGATTTCACCTCATTGAGTTTTGAGAGGGCGCCCAAAGAGCAGCAATTACGCAGAGAAGAGAGAACGACAGGACCTGCCAAAACGCAGGAATGATCCAGGCATTCTGCCAGTGCCCATTGTAtacatcatttgacttgaaataaAGCTGCAGGGAAATAACACCACCTAATTATGCATGCATCACAAAATGACTCATCAAAGAGGCTGTAAAGGTAAGGATGAGTACTTGATAAGGTACTGGGAAAatcaattatgaaatattatgctAACAAGAGTGGTCCCAGAATAATCATATAGGAAGTAATATATACCAAAGAGCTAGAGTTAGTGTGATTCTAATTTTAGAGTGCTAACTTTAGGCACCATCAATAACAGGTTTAAATCTCAGGAGCATAAAACGTTAATACTGCCACTTACTATTGTATATGCACAGGACATGGTTTGTTCAACATGATGCAAAAGAGATTATTGTTACCTCATAGCAAATCCATCCAACAGATACAAGAACAGTGATGGCCAATGCATTTGTGAATTTCCTGTAAATGTCTAGCTTAGCTATCAATCGCCTTGCCTGTCAGGAATCATAATACACTTCTTAGGCTTCATTTTTAGTAAaagtttattttcataaataatgTTGACATCGATAACTTTAAAGAGAAACAAACATATCCCAGCAAATGCAAAGTAAGAAAGGAATAGTGTAAAAAAATTTCCTAAAATCGACAGCCATTATCAGAAATCAGAAAATTGCAATTACCTGGAGCTTGTCCAGAGTTTTGGAAAGAGAAGTAAAGATCCATATAATGAAAAATGTATCCAAAAGCGCCACGGGAAGAACCAAAAAGAGTCTTGCTTTTCCGGCAAAATCACTTACAGCACCAGCATTCTCCACCAACTCAAGTATCTCAGAAGCAAGGAAAAATGTTGCTCCAAGCATAATCACCTTCGATGTGAGACCACCCAAGgtaggcctgacaacaccataccccaTAGAAACAACTAGAATAATAACCCACGACACTGTTCGTTTAACTGAACCAAACGTTACTGCCCAAAAGGTGATCCCCATTGGTCTAAGTCCAGTTTCATTGAATTCAGCATACTCGAAGTACCACAATGCCATTTCCAGCATGCCTAATGCGATGACAAGTGTTATGCAGTTCTGGAGTGGAAGAACCTCTCTCCAAAATCTCACATACTGTGAAAACCAAAATATCCCAAGTATCACAAATGCAAGAGACATGAATCCATAAAAGTTCATGAGAGGAGCCATCCTTCCTGGCAGGTAGCCAGTGGGATTTTTCCACACGGTCTTCCCGTCTATGACCAGCCCATTAAGAGCTGGGTCACAATATATAAAATACAGGTTGTACATCCCAGTTCTTGTGATGGGTATACTCTGGGATGGCAATGTTGCAACAAGATCCTTTCCATTAAAAGTGGCTGCAAGCACCTGAGGCCACTTAGGATTCTGAGCAGAGGGCCGATAGATGACTGTGCCTTGGGTGCAAGCACCCAATTTTGCCAGATCTGGTGTGCAGCAAACAGCTCGTTG
Proteins encoded:
- the LOC135617612 gene encoding uncharacterized protein LOC135617612, which codes for MARVDPATAAPPLRLRNHGGFLFFFLLLLLLFSSVDASVHSYIGEKFTPKGNAFVLHGGSEGLYGSLPHANATAGRGDSFIRFEKITFTRPEKSVENSKDGDSVLVQAIIFEVEDRETIGGSAYGGQRAVCCTPDLAKLGACTQGTVIYRPSAQNPKWPQVLAATFNGKDLVATLPSQSIPITRTGMYNLYFIYCDPALNGLVIDGKTVWKNPTGYLPGRMAPLMNFYGFMSLAFVILGIFWFSQYVRFWREVLPLQNCITLVIALGMLEMALWYFEYAEFNETGLRPMGITFWAVTFGSVKRTVSWVIILVVSMGYGVVRPTLGGLTSKVIMLGATFFLASEILELVENAGAVSDFAGKARLFLVLPVALLDTFFIIWIFTSLSKTLDKLQARRLIAKLDIYRKFTNALAITVLVSVGWICYELYFKSNDVYNGHWQNAWIIPAFWQVLSFSLLCVIAALWAPSQNSMRYAYSDDGSEDFDREDSLSLIKPGPVSSKDARGSAGLMDARAAVSNDTTTSHNGDIEEDKRE